DNA sequence from the Kiloniellales bacterium genome:
GAGGTTTACTGGTGCACGGCCGATGTCGGATGGGTGACCGGGCACAGCTATATCGTCTACGGCCCCATGGCCAACGGCGCGACAACGCTCATGTTCGAGGGGGTGCCCAACTATCCGGACAACTCCCGCTTCTGGCAGGTCTGCGACAAGCACAAGGTCAACATCTTTTACACCGCGCCGACCGCCATCCGCGCCCTCATGCGCCACGGGGAAGAGCCGGTGAAGCAAACCGAGCGCTCGTCCCTGCGCATCCTGGGCAGCGTTGGCGAGCCGATCAATCCCGAAGCCTGGCTGTGGTACTACCGCGTCGTCGGCAACGAACGCTGCCCGATCGTCGACACCTGGTGGCAAACGGAGACCGGCGGCATCCTAATCTCACCCCTGCCGGGCGCCACCGACTTGAAACCCGGCTCGGCGACGCTTCCCTTCTTTGGGGTCAAGCCCGAGATCGTCGACCACGAGGGCAAGGTTCTGGCCGGCGCCACGGAAGGCAATCTCTGCCTGGCCGACAGCTGGCCGGGTCAGATGCGGACCGTGTTCGGCGACCACGAGCGCTTTGTCCAAACCTATTTCTCCACCTTCCAGGGAAAGTACTTCACCGGCGACGGCTGCCGGCGTGACGAGGACGGCTACTACTGGATCACGGGGCGGGTGGATGACGTCATCAACGTCTCAGGGCACCGCATGGGAACCGCGGAGGTGGAGAGCGCCCTGGTCGCCCACGACTTGGTCGCGGAGGCGGCCGTCGTCGGCTTCCCCCATGACATCAAGGGTCAAGGGATCTACGCCTACGTGACCTTGTCCGCCGGCGTGGATGCCACGGAAGATCTGCGCAAGGAATTGGTCAAATGGGTGCGTTCGGAGATCGGACCCATCGCGTCGCCGGATTTGATTCAATGGGCGCCGGGACTGCCCAAGACACGATCGGGCAAGATCATGCGTCGGATTCTTCGCAAGATCGCCGAGAACGACTACGGCAGCCTGGGCGATACATCGACACTGGCGGACCCAGGCGTGGTGGACAACCTGATCGAGAACCGCATGAACCGTAGCTGAAAGTCGCGAGTCGGCGGATCAGCTCGAATTGCCGCGCTGAGCTGCGCGTTGTTGATCTCTCTCGGCTTGGCGCCCCAGGGTCCAGAAAGGACAATGCCTGTTTCGCAGCAGCCGGGAAGCTGGCGTGAAGTCAATACCCTCGAGGGATGTTGGAAAGCGCGCACTGATCGACCAAGGTGATCATATCGGGCGTATCCATCCTGATGACGCCCGACTGCTTGAGTTTGGTCAGACAGCGACTGACGGATTCGGGCGTGGTCCCGAGGAAGTCGGCGATGTGATAGCGCGTCATGGGGATCGAGATGGGATTCTCCGGCTCGCCTCTTTGGGCGGCCCGCTTCGAGAGGTAGAGCAGGAATGCCGCGACCCTCGAACATGCCGTCACGCCGCCAAGCAGAAGCACGTGGTCTTCGGCGATGCTCAGTTCGTTCGCCAAGGCATCGAGAACGATCTGTCCGTAGGTAGAGCTGCAGACCTCCTTCGAAGACAAACGGCGGCGGCCGTAGCAGACAAGAGTGCAATCCGTGATCGCTTCCGCCGTGGTGCGATAGCAATCCGAGAAGATGGATCCGAAATAGTCGCCCTCGGAGAGGAAGCCGGTGACCCGCCGGTCGCCGTTCTCCATCACCAGCGATGTGCTGACCGTGCCGCCGATGAGCCGAAAAAGGTATTCGGCGGGGTCGTCCTGCATGTAAATGTTTCGGCCGGCCGGCACGAACTCGGTCCGCCCGAGCGATCTTGTCCGCCGCTTGGCTTCGATGCCGCTTGTTAGAAGGTGGCCAACGTGAAGCTTCTCGGTTTGGACAGCACCGGCGCTTTCGAAATCTGCATACATGTCAACGCCCTCCCGATACGTTCGGCTCATTCGAATTGAGCCTTTTTGCTAGGTGAGAGGACTAAGCGGCCACTGTTGCAGAAGTGTTGTTCGAATGTATCCAATTGTTACAAGGTTCCCCGCGCAGCCTTTTCGTCTAATGGTTCGGAATCGCTGGGTGCGCCAGGCCGGGCTCGAGTCACCGGAGGTTTTTCCCTTTGGCTTCTGAGGTCGAAGCACGCTCGGAGTTCGCCACGCTCAAAGCCGGGCTTGATCACATCGATCAGGGCATCTCGGTTTTTGACGAACGGCTCAGGCTGGTTTTTTGCAATCAGCGCTATCTCGACCTGCTCGAGCTACCCAAGGAGCTGGCTGTCGTCGGCTCGTCCTACGCGGATTTCGTGCGGTTCAACGCCGAACGCGGCGAATACGGTGACGGATCGATTGAGCAGCAGATCTCCGAAAGGGTCGAGGCGGCGCAGAACTTCATCGCCCACTATCAGGAGCAGACGCGCCCGAATGGCGTGGTCCTGGCAATTCATGGCGTACCCCTGCCCGAGGGCGGTTTCATCTCGGTCTACTCCGACATTACCGAGCAGCAGCGCGCCGAAGAGCTTATAAGGGAAAGAAACGAAGAGCTGGAGGCGCGCGTGCAGAGACGCACGCAAGAGCTGCAACGGGCCAACGAGCAGCTGCGCGACCTGGTAAAATCGGAACAAAGCATCTCCGAGGCCCTGAAGTACAGCGAAGCGCGGCTCCGTCTCATCACCGACGCCGTGCCCGCGGGTATCGCCTACATCGACGCCCATCAGCGCTACCAATTTGCCAACGATAGGATCGCCCGCGCCTTCGGCTACACGAAGGAAGACATCATCGGCAAAACGACGCGAGAGGTGCTCGGCGAAAAGCTCTATGACCAGCTGATCCCCTTCCTGGAGAAGGGGCAAATGGGCGAGGAGGTCACGTTCGAGTACACGCTGGGGCTTCCCGACGGCAGGAACGCCCTTATCCGAACCAACATCATCACCGATCTCGAAACGGATCACGCGTTCCCCGGCTACTATGTCCTCTCGCTCGATGTTTCCGACCAGAAGAAGGCCGAAACCGCCTTGGCCCATGCACAAAAGATGGAGGCGGTCGCCGAGTTGTCGGGCGGCCTTGCGCACGACTTCAACAATCTCTTGACTGTCGTCCTGGGAAATCTCCTGCCGCTGCGAGAGCGCTCTCGAGGCGCGGACGCGGAACTCGTCGACCCGGCGATCGAAGCCGCCAGGCGCGGGACCAAGCTCATTCGTCGGCTCCTGTCCTTCTCGCGCCAAGAGATGCTCGAGCCGGCGCC
Encoded proteins:
- the acs gene encoding acetate--CoA ligase, whose amino-acid sequence is MTEATLFEVPELIAQQAWCDTAKYRDLYDKSVSDPEAFWAEEGKRIHWFKPYTQVKDVSFGPGDVHIRWFHDGTTNACYNCVDRHLADRGDQVAIIWEGDDPSESRKITYRELHDQVCRLANAMKERGVKKGDRVTIYLPMIPEAAYAMLACARIGAVHSIVFGGFSPDSLADRINGCESSCVITADEGLRGGRKVPLKANADKALERCPGVETVFVVRRTGGEIDWTDGRDVWCHEACAATTADCPAEEMGAEDPLFILFTSGSTGQPKGVLHTTGGYLVYAAMTHQYIFDYHDGEVYWCTADVGWVTGHSYIVYGPMANGATTLMFEGVPNYPDNSRFWQVCDKHKVNIFYTAPTAIRALMRHGEEPVKQTERSSLRILGSVGEPINPEAWLWYYRVVGNERCPIVDTWWQTETGGILISPLPGATDLKPGSATLPFFGVKPEIVDHEGKVLAGATEGNLCLADSWPGQMRTVFGDHERFVQTYFSTFQGKYFTGDGCRRDEDGYYWITGRVDDVINVSGHRMGTAEVESALVAHDLVAEAAVVGFPHDIKGQGIYAYVTLSAGVDATEDLRKELVKWVRSEIGPIASPDLIQWAPGLPKTRSGKIMRRILRKIAENDYGSLGDTSTLADPGVVDNLIENRMNRS
- a CDS encoding helix-turn-helix domain-containing protein, which codes for MYADFESAGAVQTEKLHVGHLLTSGIEAKRRTRSLGRTEFVPAGRNIYMQDDPAEYLFRLIGGTVSTSLVMENGDRRVTGFLSEGDYFGSIFSDCYRTTAEAITDCTLVCYGRRRLSSKEVCSSTYGQIVLDALANELSIAEDHVLLLGGVTACSRVAAFLLYLSKRAAQRGEPENPISIPMTRYHIADFLGTTPESVSRCLTKLKQSGVIRMDTPDMITLVDQCALSNIPRGY
- a CDS encoding PAS-domain containing protein — translated: MASEVEARSEFATLKAGLDHIDQGISVFDERLRLVFCNQRYLDLLELPKELAVVGSSYADFVRFNAERGEYGDGSIEQQISERVEAAQNFIAHYQEQTRPNGVVLAIHGVPLPEGGFISVYSDITEQQRAEELIRERNEELEARVQRRTQELQRANEQLRDLVKSEQSISEALKYSEARLRLITDAVPAGIAYIDAHQRYQFANDRIARAFGYTKEDIIGKTTREVLGEKLYDQLIPFLEKGQMGEEVTFEYTLGLPDGRNALIRTNIITDLETDHAFPGYYVLSLDVSDQKKAETALAHAQKMEAVAELSGGLAHDFNNLLTVVLGNLLPLRERSRGADAELVDPAIEAARRGTKLIRRLLSFSRQEMLEPAPVKVEALIESLVGLLKSTLPKEIAIVSETEDRDLLAFVDLHQLENALLNLCFNARDAMPGGGTLRVTAGLESIAEGARTEVELPTGRYVAISVVDDGSGMDQATVDRVFEPFFTSKEAGQGTGLGLSMVYGFAKQSGGAVALDSAVGQGTQVRLLLPCAEAAIASTEQGATREDSAERTLVLLVDDDHDVREVIRRQLIELGFVTIEAANADEALGLLSSIDEIALLLSDVVMPGGMNGYDLAQRALERRPDVKVLLMSAFTEGKTRGGAEPPMPVLRKPFEAHELHRAIRSRLQNDGPVTEK